GCTGTTCAAGGGGCATGAGAATAACCTTTTCCGGGCATACCTGTTCTAACGCAAGGGATTTGGCATGTTCAGCAAGCTGATGGGCATTTTTTCCATGGACATGGCGATTGATCTGGGCACGGCCAATACCTTGGTCTATGTGCGCGGCAAGGGGATCGTCCTGTCGGAGCCATCGGTGGTGGCCATCCACGAAAGCTCACGCGGGGTTCGCAAGGTGCTTGCCGTGGGTACCGAAGCCAAGCGCATGCTGGGGCGCACACCGGGCAACATTGTGGCCATCCGGCCCATGCGGGATGGCGTCATCGCCGATTTTACCGTGACCGAGGCCATGCTGAAACATTTTATCAGCAAGGTTCACAAACGGCGTCACTTCAATTCGCCCCGTATCATCATTTGTGTTCCTTACGGAGCCACGCCTGTGGAACGCCGGGCCATTCGCGAGTCTGCCGACAGCGCCGGGGCACGGGAAGTGTTTTTGATCGAGGAACCGATGGCAGCAGCCATTGGTGCCGGTCTGCCGGTGACCGATGCGAGCGGTTCCATGGTGGTGGATGTGGGTGGCGGGACCACCGAGGTGGCCATCATTTCCCTGGGTGGCATCGTCTACTCCCGCTCCATTCGGGTGGGCGGCGACAAGATGGATGAGGCCATCGTGGCCCATGTCCGGCGGAAATATTCCCTCCTCATCGGAGAGAGTACCGCCGAAACCATCAAAATCAAGATTGGCTCCGCCTTTCCCCTGCCTGACCGCCTGGAGGTGGAGGTCAAGGGCCGTGACCTGGTCAATGGCGTCCCCAAACACCAGATCATCTCCGATCCGGAGGTTCTCGAATCCCTGGCCGAACCGATCAATGCCATCGTCGAAGGGGTGCGCATCGCCCTGGAACGGACACCGCCGGAACTGGCTGCCGATATCGTGGATCGAGGCATTGTCCTGACAGGGGGGGGTGCCCTCCTGCGGGGTCTCGACAAACTCCTGGCCGAAGAGACCGGCCTGCCGGTCATCATTGCGGAAGATCCCCTCTCCTGTGTGGTGATGGGTTCCGGTCGGGCATTGGAAGAGCTGGACGCCATGTCCGATCTCCTCATGGATCGCTAGCCGACATCGGGAGCCCAATACTTGGACTCCTTGTTCAATCTGCTCAGAGAGCATCGCCATACCATCGCCGCCACGATCTTCATGCTGGTGGCGATCTTTTTGATGTTGTCCGTCCGCACCGGGACCGTCGCCTATCATGCCATCCAGGAAATGGTCCTGGATCTGGTGGGACCGGTGCAACAACTCGTGCATGTCTCCCTGGAAACCTACGAAACTTCCAAAAGAACATTGGATTCCTGGGTTCTTGTCCACGAAGAAAACGAACGCCTGAAAAAAGAGCTGGAGCAGCGCAAGGTCACTCTGGTACAAAAAGAGGAACTTGTGCTGGAAAATCGCCGTCTCCGGAACCTGCTGAACATGCGGCTGGATCCGATCTACATGACGGTTTCGGCCCGGGTTGTGGGCATCTCCTCGTCGGTCTTTGCCCGTTCCCTGATCCTGAACGCCGGCAGGATGGATGGCGTGCGCATCAATACCCCCGTCATCTCCACGGAAGGGTTGGTGGGCAAGATTGTCGAGATTGGTCAATACCATTCGGTGGCCTTGACCCTGCTGGATCTCAACTCCCGAACCCCGGTGCGCATTCAACGCAACCGTATTCCCGGCATTGCCACCGGTGCCAACGATCACGTCATCAGTATGGAATTTGTCGCCAAGGATGCCGATATTCAAATCCAGGACCTGGTCATCACCTCGGGTATCGGGGGCATATTTCCCAGGGGTCTGGTCGTGGGGCGGGTCGTGGCTTTTACACCTCCGGATGTGGGTTTGTTCCAGAAAGTCACCCTGGCCCCGGCAGTTGATTTTGATCGGATCGAGGAGGTATCGCTGCTTCTCGTTCCCGATAACGATCCTCGGCACAAGATTCAGTTGAGGTCCAATCCTTGATCAGGTCGCTTGTCGCTCCCTGGATGCCGGCCACCACGCTTTTGCTGGCGATCACCATACAGGAAATGGCACTTCCCTGGCCGGGGTGGCACCTGTTTCGTCCCAATCTGGTACTCATTTGTTTGTTTTATTGGCGATTGTACCGTCCGGATCGGTGTGGTCCCGGGCTGGCGTTTCTCAGTGGATTGGCCGTAGACTCCCTGACGACCCTGCCCCTGGGAATTTCGGCCATCACGCATATTCTGCTCATTCTGGCGGTGGGACATTTTGGCAACCGTTTGCGGGCTTTGGATTTTCTTTTCCTGATCCTGGTTCTGGGCCTTCTGTGCCTGTTGGAGCAGCTTGTGCAGATGGGGATGATTTCCATGTTTCGGTATCCTGGAACCCAGTGGTATCTGCCGGGATACCGGGCCATTGCTACTTCCCTGATGGCTGCCCCGTTGGTCTCTGCCCTGATCTGGGTTCACCGCCAGTGGCTGGAGAGTGCCTGAATGCTGGAAGACGATCACGAACTGTTCAGGGTGGATGCCCGACGCCGTCTTCTCCTCATTGGTGGCCTGGGGGGGGTATTGTTTTCGGTTTTGGGGATTCGGCTCTTTCATTTGCAGTTGCTCAAAGGGGGGGAGTATCGCGACCTGGCGGAAAACAATCGCATCAGCCTGCAACCGGTTCCAGCCCCACGTGGCCACATTTTTGATCGTAACGGCTCGATTTTGGTGGAAAACCGGCCTGACTATCGGCTGGCGGTCATCCCGGAACTTTCGGGCGGCCTGCCGAAAACCCTGGAAAGATTGCGTGCCTACATCGAAATCACCGACAAGGACATCGAGGGAATCCTCAAACAGGCCCGCAAGCAGCGCTCTTTTCTGCCGGTCAAAATCCGTTCCCACCTGACCTGGCGGGAGGTCAGCCGCATCGAGGTGCGCAGCCACCTGTTTCCGGGTGCCATCATTCAAATACAGTCCCGGCGGCACTATCCCTTTGGCAGCCTGGGGGCGCATGTGCTTGGCTATCTGGGCGAGATCACCGAAACAGATAAACGGGATTTCACCGATACCACATTTTTGGGTATGGAAGATGCCCATCTGGTCAAACGGGATCTCAATGACGTTCGTTTCCGTTCCGGGGATCTGGTGGGCAAGACCGGGGTGGAGCGCCGTTTTGAAACCGTTCTCCGTGGTCAGGAGGGGGTACGCAAGATGGAAGTCAATGCCCTGGGACGCCAGGTGCGGGAACTGGGACATTCGTCCCCCATGCCGGGGGATGATCTTTATCTGACTCTGGACATTGATTTGCAGAGAGACACGGAAGCGGCCCTGGGTGAAAAACTGGGTGCCGTGGTGGTCATGGATCCCCGTACCGGTGAAATATTGGCCATGGTCAGTCGGCCGGCCTACGATCCGAACGCCTTCATCCGGGGTTTCGGTCCGGGA
This sequence is a window from Magnetococcales bacterium. Protein-coding genes within it:
- a CDS encoding rod shape-determining protein yields the protein MFSKLMGIFSMDMAIDLGTANTLVYVRGKGIVLSEPSVVAIHESSRGVRKVLAVGTEAKRMLGRTPGNIVAIRPMRDGVIADFTVTEAMLKHFISKVHKRRHFNSPRIIICVPYGATPVERRAIRESADSAGAREVFLIEEPMAAAIGAGLPVTDASGSMVVDVGGGTTEVAIISLGGIVYSRSIRVGGDKMDEAIVAHVRRKYSLLIGESTAETIKIKIGSAFPLPDRLEVEVKGRDLVNGVPKHQIISDPEVLESLAEPINAIVEGVRIALERTPPELAADIVDRGIVLTGGGALLRGLDKLLAEETGLPVIIAEDPLSCVVMGSGRALEELDAMSDLLMDR
- the mreC gene encoding rod shape-determining protein MreC gives rise to the protein MDSLFNLLREHRHTIAATIFMLVAIFLMLSVRTGTVAYHAIQEMVLDLVGPVQQLVHVSLETYETSKRTLDSWVLVHEENERLKKELEQRKVTLVQKEELVLENRRLRNLLNMRLDPIYMTVSARVVGISSSVFARSLILNAGRMDGVRINTPVISTEGLVGKIVEIGQYHSVALTLLDLNSRTPVRIQRNRIPGIATGANDHVISMEFVAKDADIQIQDLVITSGIGGIFPRGLVVGRVVAFTPPDVGLFQKVTLAPAVDFDRIEEVSLLLVPDNDPRHKIQLRSNP
- the mreD gene encoding rod shape-determining protein MreD, with the protein product MIRSLVAPWMPATTLLLAITIQEMALPWPGWHLFRPNLVLICLFYWRLYRPDRCGPGLAFLSGLAVDSLTTLPLGISAITHILLILAVGHFGNRLRALDFLFLILVLGLLCLLEQLVQMGMISMFRYPGTQWYLPGYRAIATSLMAAPLVSALIWVHRQWLESA
- the mrdA gene encoding penicillin-binding protein 2 — its product is MLEDDHELFRVDARRRLLLIGGLGGVLFSVLGIRLFHLQLLKGGEYRDLAENNRISLQPVPAPRGHIFDRNGSILVENRPDYRLAVIPELSGGLPKTLERLRAYIEITDKDIEGILKQARKQRSFLPVKIRSHLTWREVSRIEVRSHLFPGAIIQIQSRRHYPFGSLGAHVLGYLGEITETDKRDFTDTTFLGMEDAHLVKRDLNDVRFRSGDLVGKTGVERRFETVLRGQEGVRKMEVNALGRQVRELGHSSPMPGDDLYLTLDIDLQRDTEAALGEKLGAVVVMDPRTGEILAMVSRPAYDPNAFIRGFGPGQWRSLITNPGRPLTNKAIQGQYPPGSTFKMVVALAGLAEGKIGANDRVVCNGHIEREKVRFHCWKKSGHGSVDLVQAIAQSCDVYFYRLADKIGIDALERYARKFGFGELSGIRLVGERPGLMPSREWKRARQRAPWYPGETLITAIGQGYVMATPVQLASMVATIANGGILYQPAMVRPGNKSTAVVRRRIRIDPQHLALVKHGMEEVLNGSRGTARQAAPKGVRAAGKTGTSQVVRQKREESGKAIPSSDPRFQDHALFVCYAPVESPELAIAVIIEHGGHGSSAAAPVARDILERHFARKNAGLET